The following are encoded together in the Vigna angularis cultivar LongXiaoDou No.4 chromosome 9, ASM1680809v1, whole genome shotgun sequence genome:
- the LOC108320244 gene encoding uncharacterized protein LOC108320244 gives MGFTSASTFVFVIGLISPISLLIRKQQSYYAKVDQLSFSFMAEENSQLNNLQEENGALELQSLVERVGDLPLLSPKEGCDSKGTSPSFGEYEQQQLEKGKRPRQPGATKTPKNIYTEIFWRPLMSQYFIDFT, from the exons ATG GGATTCACTTCAGCATCTACTTTTGTGTTCGTTATTGGCTTAATTTCTCCGATTTCGTTACTTATCAGAAAGCAGCAAAGCTACTATGCCAAAGTTGACCAGCTTAG CTTTTCTTTCATGGCGGAGGAAAATTCTCAATTGAACAACTTGCAAGAAGAAAATGGAGCCTTAGAGCTTCAAAGTCTTGTAGAAAGAGTTGGTGACCTTCCTCTATTGTCTCCAAAAGAAGGATGTGACAGTAAAG gtacctccccctcctttggcgagtatgaacaacaacaattggagaagggcaagcgtcccagacagccaggagcaacaaagacaccGAAAAATATCTACACCGAAATATTTTGGCGCCCACtaatgagtcaatattttattgatttcacttag